The nucleotide window ACTAGTTAGGAGGATTTCGCCAGCGCCTAGTTTAACCGCTTTTTTTGCCCACTCGATGGCATCAAGACCAGTATCGTTTCGTCCACCTTTTGTATAGACACTCCAATTGGTGCCATTCCATTTAGCATCAATAGCGACGACAATGCATTGATTACCAAACTTTGCAGCACCTTCTTGGATAAGCTCAGGGCGGTGAATTGCTGCTGAATTAAGCGAGATTTTATCGGCACCTGCTTGAAGGAGCTTTTTCATATCGGAAACACTGCTGATTCCTCCGCCAACTGTAAGTGGAATGAATACTTGTTCAGCTGTTCGTTCGACAACATCAATCATTGTTTCGCGAAGCTCGATTGTTGCGGTGATATCTAAGAAAATAAGTTCATCGGCGCCGGCTTTATTGTAGGCTTTTGCAATTTCAACAGGATCGCCGACATCTGTTAATGAAACAAAATTGACACCTTTTACTACTCGACCAGCAGTGACATCAAGACAAGGAATGATTCTTTTAGTAAGCAAGTTGTTCCACCTCGATGATATCAGACATGGAAATATTTTTGTTGTAAAGGGCTTTACCTGCAATGGCTCCGTAAAGATTAAGTTTGGCAAGTGCTTCTAAATCTTGGCGGCTACTTACCCCGCCAGATGCTATAAGGTTCACCGAAACATGCTTTTTCAAGGCTTCCATTTGCTCGAGATTAGGACCAGTTAATGTACCATCACGACTGATATCTGTATAGATAATTGTTTCTACCTGCATTGTTTCCATTTCTTTCGCCAAGTCTAAGTAAGATACTTGACTAATATTTAACCAGCCACTTGTTGCGACAAAACCATTTTTAGCATCAATTCCGGCGGCGATTTTGGGGCCATATTTTTGAACAGCTGCTTGTAAGAACGCAGGGTCTGTAAGGGCAGCGGAACCAATGATGACACGGTTAATACCGGATTGTAGATAGTAATCCACTTGTGCCATGCTACGGATGCCTCCACCAACTTGGACGGGGATTCCGGAGGCTTTTTTCATTTCTTTAATAATTTCAAGATTTACTGGTCGTCCTTCTAATGCTCCGTCTAGATCAACTATGTGTAAATAAGAGGCACCATCTTTGACAAATGTGCTTGCTTGAGCGACAGGATCTGGGTTGACGACAAATTTTTTTGTAAAATCACCCTGAAAAAGTCTCACGCATTGACCGTTTTTTAAATCTATTGCTGGGAAGATTTGCATGTTGCGATGACCTCCTTAAAACCGGTTAAAATTTGTAATCCAATTTCGCCGCTTTTTTCAGGATGGAATTGTGCTCCGTAAACATTTCCATTCCTTATCATGCTTGGAATTTCTACTGAATAGCTACTAGTGGCGATAATATATTCGGGAGTACATTTTGCATAATACGAGTGGACATAATATACATATTCTCCATTTAAATTGGTAGTTAAAGGAGTTGTTTGCTGGATATTTAGTTCGTTCCATCCCATGTGTGGTACAGCGAATGCAGGTTTGGATGGTAGTTTTTCGACGCGACCTGGAATGAGCCCGAGTCCATTTGTAAAAGTATGCTCGCTACTTGATTCGAGCAAGAGTTGCATACCGAGACAAACGCCAAGTATAGGTTTTCCCATGGCGGCGATGTTTTTGAGTGTGATATCAAGTCCTCGCTGAATTAGTTCTTGCATTGCTTCAGGGTAGGCACCGACACCAGGAAGTATAATACCGTCTGCTTCTATCATGGTTGCTTTACTACTAGAAATTTTATTTGGTAAGCCAATAAAATCAAGTGCTTTGCTGATGCTCTTCGTATTTCCTGTATCATAATCAACAATAACAATCATTTATAGGACTCCTTTAGTCGAATTGATGCCTTTGATATCTGGATTAATCGTGATAGCTTCGCGGAGAGCACGTCCAAATGCTTTAAAAAGAGCTTCAATTTTATGATGTGTATTTTTGCCATAAAGAACCCGCAGATGTAAATTCATTTCGGCATTGAAAGCAACTGCTTGGAAAAATTCTTCAACAAGCTCAGTGTCAAAATCACCTAATTTAGGATTGATTAACTCCGCGTCGAAAACTAGATACGAGCGACCACTTAAGTCAAGGGCAGCAAAACCGAGCGCTTCATCCATTGGAACATACGCGGAACCGTAACGATTGATATTAGCTTTGTCGCCGAGCGCTTCTTTTAAACAAATACCAAGTGTAATACCAATATCTTCTACAGTATGGTGCGCATCGACATAAGTATCTCCATCCGCTTTTACGTGCAAAGTAATACGGCTGTGTTTGGCAAGGAGTGTAAGCATATGGTCTAAAAATCCGACTCCGGTAGAAATAGTTGCTTCTTCTTGTGTGTCCAAATTGATTGCAAGTTCAATCGATGTTTCTGCAGTAGTTCGTGTTTTCGTTGCAGTTCTCATTTACTTTTCCTCCTCAAAACGAATTTGGATAGCTCTGGCATGTGCATCTAATCCTTCTTTGTTTGCGAGTAAAATAATCGCCTCTTTCTCTTTTGCTAAAGCTTCTTTTGTATAGGAAATGAAAGCGGATCGTTTAGTAAAGTCTTCTACACCGAGCGGCGAGAAAAATTTGGCGGTTCCACTTGTTGGTAATACATGATTAGGTCCAGCAAAATAATCTCCAAGTGGTTCTGACGCATAACTGCCTAGAAAAATCGATCCTGCATTTTTTATCTGATGCAAATAATTCATGGGATTTTCTAGTTGGACTTCTAGATGCTCTGGGGCGATTCCATTCATAATTTCGAACATATCTGCTAAGTTATCAGCAAGGATAATTTTTCCTTCTGAGCGAATTGCTTCTGCTGCAATTCTTTTTCTTGGAAGTGATGCTAGTTGGCTGTGAATTTCTGATTCGGATTCTTTAGCGATTTTTTCGCTAGTGGTTATTAAGATAGCACGGGATAAGGTGTCGTGCTCTGCTTGGGAGAGTAAGTCTGCAGCGATAAATGCTGGGTTTGCTGAATCGTCAGCGAGCACAACGATTTCAGATGGTCCGGCAATCATATCGATATCTACTATGCCAAAAACTTCTCGTTTAGCGGTGGCAACGTAAATATTTCCTGGACCAACGATTTTAGCTACTTTCGGGATGGATTCTGTACCATAAGCAAGAGCAGCAATTCCTTGAGCCCCGCCAACTTGATAAATTTCATCAACACCAGCAATGTGGGCAGCAGCAAGTACATGTGGATTAATCCCATTTTCGCCTGGTGGGGTAATCATAACGATTCGGTTTACTCCAGCAATTTTAGCAGGTAAAACATTCATTAATACGGATGAGGGATAGGCAGCAGTACCACCTGGAACATAAACGCCAACGGTTTCTAAAGGACGAATAAGTTGTCCGCGAATGACACCTGGTTTTTCATTATCTATAAAAGCCGTTTGTTGTTGTTTTATGTGGAAGCTTTCAATATTTGCTTTTGCTTGTTTTAATACCTCTAAAAAGGCTTCATCAACCTCGGCTAAAGCTGACGTTATAGTTTCTTTAGGAATACGTAACTTTTGGATGGAGACTTGATCGAATTGTCTTGTGTAATCAAATAGAGCTTGGTCACCATCTGTTGCTACTTTTTGAATAATTGCTTTTACTTGGGCACCGATAGTAGCGGAAGTATCGTCTGATGAGGTGGATAACAGTTCTTGTAAAATGTCTTCTGGTGTTCCAGTTAAATAATTCATTTCCTGCGTTCCTCCTTTATTACTTTTTCGAGTTGGTCTATTAATTCAAAGATTTGGATCTTATTTTGTTTTAAGGAAGCTTTATTAACAATCACTCGTGCTGAAATTGGATACATTTTTTCATAGATTTGTAGGCCGTTTTCTTTTAAAGTAGAGCCGGTTTCAACTATATCAATAATGGCATCGGCTAAACCAAGGACAGGTGCGATTTCAACGGAGCCTTCGATTTTAATAATTTCGACATCTTCCCCTTTTTCAAGGAAGTATTTAGATGCGACATTAGGATATTTCGTTGCGATAATTTTTCGGCGGTAACTACTTGGATCATAATCTGATGTTGAAGCAAGACAAAACTGACATTTACCAATTTCTAAATCGAGCATTTCGTAATGTGATTTAGATGCTTCAAGCAAAACGTCCTTACCCACAATACCAATATCAGTTACCCCATGCTTTACATAAGTCATTACATCGACAGCTTTCACAAGGATAAAAGAAATTGGTTGGGTTGTGCTGTGAAAAATAAGCTTTCGTTTTTTATCTTCCATAGAAGAACAATCAATTCCCGCTTTTTGTAAAAGTGAAATGGCATCTTTCTCAAGGCGACCTTTTGTTAAAGCAATTTTAAGTACTTTCATTGTCCGGCCTCCTTACCAAAAATAGTCGTAATTCCTTCTGTTGATACGTGAACCACACTTGGGATTTTCCATTTTTTGGCGAAAGAAATCGCATTGGCCGCTTCTTCAAAAAAACTTAATTCACTATTTGGCGTTTGTTGCATTAATTTCTCTGCTTCAGGTAATGCCGCCAAGTCATAGTGGATTAAAAGAGTTGTACCTGCTTGTTTTTTGAAAATGCCAGCGTGATTTTGTAGGTCGGTAAGTAAGTCAAGGTTGAGTGCCAAACCAACTGCTGGTGAGGAGGAGCTAGTGAATTGTTCTAGTAAATGGTCATAACGTCCGCCGTTTAAGAAATTATCGGCAGCAAGTTCAGCATATCCTCTAAAAATAATACCAGTGTAGTAATGGAGGTCTTGTACTAAACCTAAATCGACACTTATATCAGCAGCATAATGAACAGCTTTAACGATTGTTTCTATTTCAGTTAGGGCAGCTATAATCCCTTGATCCGTCGTTAGTTTCTTTGCTTGGGCCAGAATAGTTGTAGCAGGTCCAAACAACCTAGGAAGTGCCAAAATAAAGTCATCAAGCGAGCTAGGATTATTAGTAACAAATGCTTGGATACCAGTTAAACTTTTATTTTGAATTAAAAGGCGGAATTCCATTTCAGTAGTTTCGGAAAGATGTAAAAGGTGAATAAGTCGTCGATAAATGGCAGCGTGCCCGAGTTCAATTTGAAAATTCGGAATTTGGAGCTCATTTAATACCCCTATTCCACTTAAAATGCATTCGATTTCTGCTTTAATAGAAGGATAACCAATAAGTTCAATCCCTGCTTGGGTTTGTTCATTTTGCTCTCCACCAAAATCGTCGTTGGCTCGGAAAATTTTACCACTATAAGAAAGTTTTAAAGGTAGGGTGACCCCCGTTGTACTAACCACTCGACCAATCGGCAAAGTCATATCTGGCCGAAGAACTGTCAAGCGACCTTTTTCATCAAAGAAACGATACAGTTTGGTGTCTGCCTGGTTTTCAGAGGAGAAAACGTCTGCAAATTCAATGACGGGTGTTTCAATTCGCTTAAAACCTCGAGCTTCAAAATATTGATTTACTTGTTGTTCGATTTTATAGGCAACGTGAGCTTCGCGAAATAATTTATCACGTGTTCCAGTTGGCAAATTCCGGTTTAAGTTCATCGGGTTAGCTCCTTTTTTATATTTTAGCTTATTAGCATATTAGCATGTTAAAGCATTTTTGTAAATAATGAATAGAAAAATGATTCCTTATGGTATAATTAGTGTACCATTTGCTAGGTTAAAGAGAAAAAAATTGAGGAGGAAAGGGTATGAAACGAGATGGACATACGCATACAGAATTTTGTCCGCATGGGACGCGAGAAGATGTAGAAGAAATGATTTTAAGAGCAATCGAACTAGATTTTGATGAATACTCCATTGTTGAGCATGCACCACTTCCTAGTGAATTTATGCAAGAAACAGCCGGAGATAAAGAAGCGATTGAGACGGCAAGTATGGAGCTTAGTGATGTACCTTACTATTTGAAGAAAATGACACATTTGCAGAAGAAGTATGCGAGTGATTTATTAATACATATTGGTTTTGAAGTGGATTATTTAATAGGATATGAAGATTTTACACGGGACTTTTTAAATGAATATGGACCGCAAACAGATGATGGGATTTTATCGCTGCATTTTTTAGCGGGACAAGGAGGCTATCGTTCGATTGATTTCTCAGCGGAAGATTATGACGAGGGTATTGTTCAATTTTACGCGGGCTTTGAAAAAGCGCAACTTGCTTATTTGGAAGGGATCAAGCAGTCGATTGAAGCAGATTTAGGAAACTTTAAGCCGATCAGGATGGGCCATATTTCTTTGTGTCAAAAATTTTGGCAGTATTTTGGATCAGAAAAAAATCTGCTCTCGAGTGAGGTGAAAGCACAGTTTCAACAGGTGCTTTCATTAGTGAAAAAGCGAGGTTATGAACTTGATTTTAATGCAGCGGGATTATTTAAACCACTATGTGGAGAGACTTACCCGCCAAAAGAGATTGTTCTTTTAGCTAATCAATTACAAATTCCGTTTATATATGGTTCGGATTCGCATGGCGTTCAGGATGTTGGGCGTGGTTATCAAGTTTATTGCCAAAAGTAAGTTTTTAAATCAACGTGCCCATTTGCTTTCAACTGAACACCTTCTGATATAAGTAATTCGCGCTGTTCATCCCAATTTGGAACAAGCCGTCCAGCTGCATTTACGACACGATGACATGGTGTGATTTTGTCACGTTTAGAGTGTTTTAGCGTGGCACCGACAAGCCTGGAATTTTTTGGGAAACCAATTTTATATGCGATCTGACCATAAGTAGTTACTTTGCCACGAGGGATTTGTCGAACTACCTCGTATACACGGTCTTCAAAATCTGCGGGAACCATTGTTTTTGCCTCCATTTTGATGATAATAAAATTAGTATACAGGAAATAACCATTTTATAAAAGATAGGATGATAAAGAAATGCCAGATTTTTCTTATGCAAAAATAACTAAACTCGTAGTCCATTTTGCGGGGAATAAAGCGAGAGAAGAGGGAACAGAAGTATCGTCCAATGTACTTGCTGATATTGGCTCCGAAATGAATCAAACACTTGCTTCGATTTTTTTGGAGCCATTTAAAAAAGATGAATATTATCAGTTTACTCATGAAACCGATTTGGATTTTAATGAAGTCCGAACTTATGCGGCAAATATGTTTGCTTATGAAGAAGAATTTCTAGATGAATCAAAGAAGATATTGGAACATTTATATAGAGAAACAACCCATCCGAACATTAAAAGTGGTGACGTGTGGCTCTTCTTCATGGAAGGTTGTGTTGTGGATGGAGATTTCACAAATGGTATCGGAATTTTTAAAGTCGAAAATAAAGAAGTCTTTTTAAAAAATGATTTTAATGGCCAAGAATTCCAAATTGGTTATGATAAAGGGATTACGGGGACGGATTTAGATAAGGGCTGCTTAATTTTTAATTTAGAACAGGACTCAGGTAATAAAGTTTTAATCCTTGATAGACTTAATCGTGGGGATTCGGTTTATTGGAAAGATAAGTTTTTAGGAATAGAAAAGATTACTGATGAAAAATTTTATACCGAGGGATTTGTAGAAGTTTGTACAGATTATATTAAACAACGCGAGGAATCACTACTTGATAAGTCTAACTTTGTCAAAGCGACAACGGAATATTTAGCGGGTGAAGAGACACTCAATATTGCTGAATTTGCTCGAACAACGATTGAAAAGCCTGAAGAAATTACGGAATTTAATACAATGGTGGATACCTTTGAAAAAGAAAATAATGTGCGTTTTCCAGAAAGCTTTCAATTAGATGAAGAAAAACGGGAAAAATTATCGAAAAAAATCCGTAAAACGATTAAATTAGGAAAAAATATTTCGGTTGTTGTGAAAGACTTGGAGCAACTAGAAGAAACTGATTTTGTACAAGGATATGACGAAGAACGAGGCAAAAATTTCATGATTGTCTATTATGATTAAAAAAAGACCGAGGACAGGTAACTATCCTCGGTCTTTTGCGTTTTAAACGACAAATATGAAATACAATATAAACAGTAGCATCATCACATACATAATTGGATGGACTTCTTTATAGCGACCTTTAAGCGCCATTGTAATTGGATAGAAGATGAAGCCGATTGCGATACCAGTTGCGATGGAGAAAGTAAGTACCATCATTAATATAACGAAGAATGCAGGTACAGCAACTTCAAATTTCGTCCAATCAATATGTGCTACATTTCCAATCATTAATATTCCTACAATTACGAGTGCTGGCGTTGTAACAGCACTCGTAATGACACCAAGAAGCGGGGAAAAGAATAGCGATAAAGAGAAACAAATCGCGATAACCACGGCAGTTAAACCAGTTCGACCACCAACTGCAACCCCGGCAGTAGATTCTACATAAGAAGTAGTCGTTGATGTTCCGAAAATTGCTCCAAAGACGGTTGCAATCGAGTCAGAGAAAAGCGAACGTCCAGCACGCGGAATCTTGTTATCTTTTACAAAGCCTGCTTGTGTCGCAACGGCAACGAGAGTTCCTGCTGTGTCAAAGAAATCAATGAAGAAAAAGGTTAAAATAACAATTAACATTTGTGGAGTGAAAATATCTGGTAAATGAATCACTGCTTGACCAAAAGTTGGTGCGATACTTGGTACGGAAGAAACAACTTGTGTTGGTACATCAATTAGTCCGAAAATCATTCCTGCAATAGCAGTCGTTGCCATCCCGAAGAAAATCGCTCCCTTCCAACCAATCGTCATATAACAAACGGTAATAACAATTCCGAAAACTGCAAGTAAAACTGGTCCAGAATGCAAGTCACCTAGTGCAACGATTGTAGAATCATTTGGCACAATAATCCCAGCATTTTTCAGCCCTAGAAAAGCAATGAAAAAGCCGATTCCAGCACCAACAGCAAATTTTAGTTCAGAAGGAATTGCATTAACAATTTTTTCACGAATACCGGAAAGTGTTAAACAAATGAAAACTAATCCGGAAACTAGAACACCAGCGAGTGCCGTTTGCCAAGGAATACCCCACTGCGCACATACAGTATAAGCGAAGAATGCATTTAATCCCATACCGGGTGCGAGTCCGATTGGATAGTTGGCAATTAATCCCATTGCAAGTGAACCAACTACCGAAGCTAGAATTGTTGCTACAAATACTGCTTTTAATTCCATTCCTGTTGTTGCCAGCATAGATGGATTGACGAAAAGTACATAAGCCATCGATAAGAAAGTCGTTAGCCCCGCGAGTATTTCTGTCCGAACAGTCGTCTTATTCTCGCGTAGTTTGAAAAATTTTTCCATTAAAAAAAGCCTCCCTATTTATGTTGTCGCACATAATGGAAAGAGCATAGGTAAAAGAAGGGAATGAAAAATAAAAATAGCAAAAAATCCCTATGAAATTTACACTGCTCGTAGCCTGGCACTTTACGGTTGCCTGGTAGAAACGATCGGTCCATATTACCGAACTTATACGACTTTTTTATTGTAGACGATTAGCGCATTTTTGGCAATACCATATGAAATAAAATTTAAAAACAAACTTTTGGATAAATAAGTTTATACTTTTAAAAAAATAAGGTATAATGAAAACAAATAATTATTGGAGGTAAGAAATAATGACTTATAAATTTCCAGAAAATTTTTGGTGGGGTAGTGCCGCTTCCGGACCTCAAACAGAAGGTGCAGCAAATGTAGATGGTAGAAAACCTAGTATTTGGGACCATTGGTATGATATAGAACCAGGACGTTTCTTTAATGATGTTGGACCTGCAAATACTTCCAACTTTTATTATCAATATAAAGAAGATATCGCTTTAATGAAACAAACAGGACATAACTCTTTCCGGACATCCATTCAATGGTCTCGTCTTATTCCAGATGGTATCGGAGAAGTGAATCCAAAAGCAGTCGATTTTTATAATCGTGTTATTGATGAAATGCTAGCGAATGATGTAGAACCATTTATGAATTTATATCATTTCGATATGCCAATGTCGATGCAAGAAAAAGGTGGCTTTGAAAGTCGTGAAGTAGTAGATGCTTATGCTACTTTTGCTAAAACTTGTTTTGAATTATTCGGTGACCGCGTGAAACATTGGTTTACTTTTAACGAACCAATTGTACCAGTAGAAGCAGGATATTTATATGATATGCACTTCCCAAATGTAGTTGACTTTAAGCGCGCAGTACAAGTGGCTTACCATACGACACTCGCACATGCACTGGCAGTAAAAGAATTCCACGATTTAAAAATTCCTAGCGGTCAAATCGGAATTATCTTAAACTTAACACCATCTTATCCGCGTAGCCAAAACCCAGCAGATGTCAAAGCAGCGCACATTGCTGATTTGATTTTCAATCGTAGTTTCTTAGATCCAGTTACAAAAGGGGACTTCCCAGCAGATCTTGTAGAAATTATTCGTGAACATGATGCACTTCCAACTTATACAGAAGAAGATTTAGCGATAATTAAAAACAATATTATTGATATTTTAGGAGTCAATTACTATCAACCACGCCGTGTGAAAGCAAAAGAATACGCAGCACATCCGGATGCACCATTTATGCCAGAACATCTTTTTGATAACTACGAAATGCCTTATCGTAAAATGAATCCATATCGTGGTTGGGAAATTTTTGAAAGAGCGATTTATGATATTGCAATTAATTTACGTGATAACTACGATAATATTCCGTTCTTTATTTCTGAAAATGGGATGGGTGTGGAAGGAGAAAGCCGCTACCGGAATGCGGGCGGGATGATTGAAGATACTTACCGGATTGATTTTATTAAGAGCCATTTGAAATGGTTGCATAAAGCAATAGAAGAAGGTGCGAATTGTAATGGTTACCATCTTTGGACATTTATGGATTGTTGGAGCTGGGCAAATGCTTACAAAAACCGTTATGGCTTAGTAGAAGTTGACTTGGATAATAATTTCAAACGAACAATTAAAGCATCCGGTCATTGGTACAAAGAACTTGCAGAAAACAATGGCTTTGAGGACTAAATGTGATAAAATAAAACTATTATGTGTAAAGAGGTGAACTTCCGTGGCTCAGAATCAAACAAAATATAGTTACATTGCTGAAGAAATCCGAAAAAGAATTATGAATCACGCATATCCGCTTAATCAACCTATTCCTGACGAGATAACTTTGGCGAAAGAGTTTGATTGTAGTCGAATGACAATGAAAAAAGCGCTTGAGGTACTTGTACTTGAAGGGTTGCTTTACCGGAAACGTGGACATGGTACTTTCATTATCAAATCGGCGCTGGACGCGGACCGGTTGCAGATTCACAATCAAGAAGTAAATGGTTTCACAAAACTTTTAAATGGTAAAAAAGTGATTAGCAAGGTTATTGAATTTAAAGTTATTTTTCCAACTGAAGAAATTGCCGAACGTCTTCATATCGAGATGGAAACACCAATTTATGACATTCTACGTGTGCGCTTGGTCAAAGATGAACCATATGTACTCGAGCATACGTATATGCCTGTGGGTGTTATTCCCGGCATTAACCAACAAATTCTAGAAGGCTCGATTTATTCTTACATTCAAGATGATCTCAATTTGAAAATTGCGAGTTCTTATAAACAAATTCGCGCAGATAAAGCGACCTTGCTTGACCAGCAATATTTAGACTGTGCTTCTGATGATCCGGTTGTCGAAGTAGAGCAAACCGTGTATTTAAATAATGGGCTTGCTTTTGAATTTTCGAAGTCGCGTCACCGTTATGATAAATTCGTGTTTACAACTGTGAATATCGCTCGACGTTAAAAATCGAAAGCTAAAATGATAATTCGTTTTAGCTTCTTTTTTTGCGTATACATAAGCTCATTTATTTGTTGGAAAATGTGATATACTTTTCAGTAGAAAATAAAACGAGTGGTAAGAAAGGATCAAGTAAGTATGACTCAAAAAACAGATCAAGATGTGATGCGAGAGAATAATAAGAAGTTAGTATTAAAAACGCTTTTTAATGCTGGGCCAACCTCTCGTAGTGCGATTGCGAGCTCTATTCATCTACAAAAATCTACTGTTTCATCGATTGTTCGTGAGCTTCATGAGCTTGGTCTTATCGAGGAACTTGGTATTGGTGAATCTAGTAATGTTGGTGGACGCAAGCCAAATTTAATTCAATTTAACTATCGCTATGGCTATGTTTTAGCTTTCGATATGGGGGCGAGGCATTTAAGATATTCTGTCAATTATTTAAACGGAGAAGTAATTCAAAAAGAATCTCTTAGACTAATCGGCAAGAGCATAAAAGATGTTTTTCAAATGATGAAGAAAATTATTGCTGGACTAGCAACTTTTGAAACGAAGAAAGGGCTTCTAGGAATTGCTGTATCGACCCATGCGCCTGTTTATGATAATAAAATCCGCTATAGTCCATTTTTAGAATTAGATTCTTTTTCGTTACTTGATGCATTGCAAGAAGTAGTCAAGGTGCCGATTCGTTTTGAAAATGAGGCGAATTTAACCGCTATTTCGATTCGGGATTTTTGGAATCATGCAGATGCGGAACCGCTAAATAATTTGATTGCGCTTAATATTCATAATGGAATCGGCGTCGGGACAATTATTAACGAGCAACTTTATCATGGTGTAGAGGGTTTGGCCGGCGAAATTGGTCGTTCTGTTATTTGTAAAGATAATCAAGTATATCGATTAGAAGAACTTTATTCTGAAAAAGCAATCATCGAAAAAGTGGCCAAACATGAAAAAAAAGCAGATTTAACCGTGGAGGAATTTGTAACATTAATTAAAACGGGTAATGAATACGTGTTAGCAGTTGTAGATGAATGGATTGCGGCTATTTCGCAGATTACCTATAATCTAGTGCAATATAGCGCTCCGGATGCGATATTTTTATCGTCGCGTTCTTTATCACAATTTCCGGAGTTGTTGGAGCGGATTTCAGTGAAGTATAAGGAACTGAATCCATTAGGTGAGACGCAAATGAAGTTTACCGAGCATGATATTTACGATTCCTCTTTACTTGGTGGAGTAGCACTTATTACAAGACAAGTACTCGGTCTTGAATCGCAAAAGGTCATTTTCAAGAAATAAATTTTAGCAAAAAGAACTGTGGAGGGTTTGCCTCTGCAGTTTTTATTTGTATATATTTACCGAAACCGCTTTACAAAGAAGAGGGGAAAAGGGTATTATATAGTTAGTTCGACGAA belongs to Listeria ivanovii subsp. ivanovii and includes:
- the hisF gene encoding imidazole glycerol phosphate synthase subunit HisF; protein product: MLTKRIIPCLDVTAGRVVKGVNFVSLTDVGDPVEIAKAYNKAGADELIFLDITATIELRETMIDVVERTAEQVFIPLTVGGGISSVSDMKKLLQAGADKISLNSAAIHRPELIQEGAAKFGNQCIVVAIDAKWNGTNWSVYTKGGRNDTGLDAIEWAKKAVKLGAGEILLTSMDGDGTKNGYDIPLTKAISEAVPVPVIASGGCGNANHMAEVFEQTNATAALAASIFHYGELSIQNVKKTLLDKGVNIRP
- the hisA gene encoding 1-(5-phosphoribosyl)-5-[(5-phosphoribosylamino)methylideneamino]imidazole-4-carboxamide isomerase, whose protein sequence is MQIFPAIDLKNGQCVRLFQGDFTKKFVVNPDPVAQASTFVKDGASYLHIVDLDGALEGRPVNLEIIKEMKKASGIPVQVGGGIRSMAQVDYYLQSGINRVIIGSAALTDPAFLQAAVQKYGPKIAAGIDAKNGFVATSGWLNISQVSYLDLAKEMETMQVETIIYTDISRDGTLTGPNLEQMEALKKHVSVNLIASGGVSSRQDLEALAKLNLYGAIAGKALYNKNISMSDIIEVEQLAY
- the hisH gene encoding imidazole glycerol phosphate synthase subunit HisH; translated protein: MIVIVDYDTGNTKSISKALDFIGLPNKISSSKATMIEADGIILPGVGAYPEAMQELIQRGLDITLKNIAAMGKPILGVCLGMQLLLESSSEHTFTNGLGLIPGRVEKLPSKPAFAVPHMGWNELNIQQTTPLTTNLNGEYVYYVHSYYAKCTPEYIIATSSYSVEIPSMIRNGNVYGAQFHPEKSGEIGLQILTGFKEVIATCKSSQQ
- the hisB gene encoding imidazoleglycerol-phosphate dehydratase HisB, with amino-acid sequence MRTATKTRTTAETSIELAINLDTQEEATISTGVGFLDHMLTLLAKHSRITLHVKADGDTYVDAHHTVEDIGITLGICLKEALGDKANINRYGSAYVPMDEALGFAALDLSGRSYLVFDAELINPKLGDFDTELVEEFFQAVAFNAEMNLHLRVLYGKNTHHKIEALFKAFGRALREAITINPDIKGINSTKGVL
- the hisD gene encoding histidinol dehydrogenase encodes the protein MNYLTGTPEDILQELLSTSSDDTSATIGAQVKAIIQKVATDGDQALFDYTRQFDQVSIQKLRIPKETITSALAEVDEAFLEVLKQAKANIESFHIKQQQTAFIDNEKPGVIRGQLIRPLETVGVYVPGGTAAYPSSVLMNVLPAKIAGVNRIVMITPPGENGINPHVLAAAHIAGVDEIYQVGGAQGIAALAYGTESIPKVAKIVGPGNIYVATAKREVFGIVDIDMIAGPSEIVVLADDSANPAFIAADLLSQAEHDTLSRAILITTSEKIAKESESEIHSQLASLPRKRIAAEAIRSEGKIILADNLADMFEIMNGIAPEHLEVQLENPMNYLHQIKNAGSIFLGSYASEPLGDYFAGPNHVLPTSGTAKFFSPLGVEDFTKRSAFISYTKEALAKEKEAIILLANKEGLDAHARAIQIRFEEEK
- the hisG gene encoding ATP phosphoribosyltransferase, with amino-acid sequence MKVLKIALTKGRLEKDAISLLQKAGIDCSSMEDKKRKLIFHSTTQPISFILVKAVDVMTYVKHGVTDIGIVGKDVLLEASKSHYEMLDLEIGKCQFCLASTSDYDPSSYRRKIIATKYPNVASKYFLEKGEDVEIIKIEGSVEIAPVLGLADAIIDIVETGSTLKENGLQIYEKMYPISARVIVNKASLKQNKIQIFELIDQLEKVIKEERRK
- a CDS encoding ATP phosphoribosyltransferase regulatory subunit, translating into MNLNRNLPTGTRDKLFREAHVAYKIEQQVNQYFEARGFKRIETPVIEFADVFSSENQADTKLYRFFDEKGRLTVLRPDMTLPIGRVVSTTGVTLPLKLSYSGKIFRANDDFGGEQNEQTQAGIELIGYPSIKAEIECILSGIGVLNELQIPNFQIELGHAAIYRRLIHLLHLSETTEMEFRLLIQNKSLTGIQAFVTNNPSSLDDFILALPRLFGPATTILAQAKKLTTDQGIIAALTEIETIVKAVHYAADISVDLGLVQDLHYYTGIIFRGYAELAADNFLNGGRYDHLLEQFTSSSSPAVGLALNLDLLTDLQNHAGIFKKQAGTTLLIHYDLAALPEAEKLMQQTPNSELSFFEEAANAISFAKKWKIPSVVHVSTEGITTIFGKEAGQ
- the hisJ gene encoding histidinol-phosphatase HisJ; the encoded protein is MKRDGHTHTEFCPHGTREDVEEMILRAIELDFDEYSIVEHAPLPSEFMQETAGDKEAIETASMELSDVPYYLKKMTHLQKKYASDLLIHIGFEVDYLIGYEDFTRDFLNEYGPQTDDGILSLHFLAGQGGYRSIDFSAEDYDEGIVQFYAGFEKAQLAYLEGIKQSIEADLGNFKPIRMGHISLCQKFWQYFGSEKNLLSSEVKAQFQQVLSLVKKRGYELDFNAAGLFKPLCGETYPPKEIVLLANQLQIPFIYGSDSHGVQDVGRGYQVYCQK